From the genome of Pelobacter propionicus DSM 2379, one region includes:
- a CDS encoding outer membrane lipoprotein-sorting protein, whose amino-acid sequence MMKRAGLVVAASALLGGIGQAAEPVTNLGVDELVRKSNHMALYQGTDGRGRVSMLITDNQGRTRRREFTMLRRDVGDNDQDQSYFVLFNEPPDVRRMVFMVHKHAAPGREDDRWLYLPGLDLVKRIAASDKRTSFAGSDFLYEDISGRNITEDRHELLRTTDRHHVLKNTPRKPGSVEFAYYLAYLDKKSLMPVKLEFYKKPERLYRVIEVLRMEEIQARQGERRVVYPTVTRSVARNLDTGSRTEMVFSHIGYNGGLKEELFSERYLRKPPREALR is encoded by the coding sequence ATGATGAAGCGAGCGGGATTAGTGGTGGCGGCATCCGCGCTGCTGGGAGGAATCGGGCAGGCCGCGGAGCCGGTAACGAACCTGGGTGTGGACGAACTGGTGAGAAAAAGCAATCACATGGCCCTGTATCAGGGGACGGACGGCCGCGGCAGGGTCAGCATGCTGATTACTGACAACCAGGGGCGCACGCGCAGGAGGGAATTCACCATGCTGCGCCGGGATGTGGGGGATAATGATCAAGACCAGAGCTATTTCGTGCTGTTCAACGAACCGCCGGATGTGCGCAGGATGGTCTTCATGGTTCACAAGCATGCCGCGCCGGGGAGGGAAGATGACCGCTGGCTCTACCTGCCCGGCCTGGACCTGGTCAAGCGCATCGCGGCCAGCGACAAGCGCACCAGTTTTGCCGGCTCCGACTTCCTCTACGAGGACATTTCCGGCCGGAACATCACCGAAGACAGGCACGAGCTGCTGCGAACCACGGACAGGCACCATGTGCTGAAGAACACCCCCAGAAAGCCCGGTAGCGTGGAGTTTGCCTACTATCTGGCATACCTGGACAAAAAGAGCCTCATGCCGGTGAAACTGGAGTTCTACAAGAAACCTGAACGGCTCTACCGGGTGATCGAGGTACTGCGCATGGAAGAGATCCAGGCCCGGCAGGGAGAACGGCGGGTGGTCTATCCCACGGTCACGCGCAGCGTTGCCCGGAACCTGGATACGGGCAGCCGGACCGAGATGGTCTTTTCCCATATCGGTTACAACGGCGGCCTCAAGGAGGAGCTGTTCAGCGAGCGCTACCTGAGAAAACCGCCCCGAGAAGCGCTGCGATGA
- a CDS encoding flavodoxin family protein — protein sequence MNTAVIFDSLGGNTGRVALAIRETVERHDLPCAVVKVNGETEFNFFDYDLVFIGSPVIDWLPTRRIMDFVKNRMTAYNRGGLIKPASPLIPGKFGVCFGTFAGPHIGEREARPMTMWLDSFLGHLGFSVLDHWHVPGAFSDPAKEAMNRCGRLGDIRNRPNDNDLADIGNRVAGILSHLEAWSPPGREPV from the coding sequence ATGAACACGGCTGTTATCTTCGATTCCCTGGGGGGCAATACCGGCAGAGTGGCACTGGCGATACGGGAAACGGTGGAACGCCACGACCTTCCCTGTGCAGTGGTGAAAGTCAACGGCGAGACGGAGTTCAATTTTTTCGATTATGATCTGGTTTTCATCGGTTCGCCGGTCATCGACTGGCTTCCCACCCGGCGCATAATGGATTTCGTCAAAAACCGGATGACCGCGTATAACCGCGGAGGGCTGATCAAGCCGGCATCACCGCTCATCCCGGGGAAATTCGGCGTCTGTTTCGGCACCTTCGCCGGGCCGCACATCGGGGAACGGGAGGCGCGGCCCATGACCATGTGGCTGGACTCGTTCCTCGGTCACCTCGGCTTCAGCGTGCTGGACCACTGGCACGTGCCCGGCGCCTTCTCCGATCCGGCAAAGGAGGCCATGAACCGTTGCGGCCGACTGGGAGACATCCGCAACCGGCCCAACGACAATGATCTGGCGGATATCGGAAACCGCGTCGCGGGTATCCTGTCGCATCTGGAGGCGTGGAGCCCCCCGGGCAGGGAACCGGTCTGA
- a CDS encoding class I SAM-dependent methyltransferase encodes MNGAACRCEKGHDVREQWGAGRSILRIRDPGIVFDQLDLREGDRFLDLGCGSGDYAMAASRIVGRSGAVFALEKSRQRVARLVAEAADQDMDNVLAMACDISRPLPVGEESIDVCLLATVLHIPEVARHMRAILGEVHRVLRPGGRLGIIECKKEETAFGPPPGMRLSARDIREALPRGAFHGEVETDLGGLYLLRLVALQL; translated from the coding sequence ATGAACGGCGCTGCGTGCCGTTGTGAAAAGGGACATGACGTACGGGAACAGTGGGGAGCAGGCAGGAGCATCCTCAGGATCCGGGATCCGGGAATCGTGTTCGACCAGCTCGATCTCCGGGAGGGGGATCGTTTCCTCGACCTGGGGTGCGGATCAGGGGACTATGCCATGGCGGCGTCCCGCATCGTGGGACGTTCGGGAGCGGTGTTCGCCCTGGAAAAATCGAGGCAAAGGGTTGCTCGTCTGGTTGCCGAGGCCGCTGACCAAGACATGGACAACGTCCTGGCCATGGCATGCGATATCAGCCGTCCCCTTCCCGTGGGAGAAGAGAGCATCGATGTCTGCCTCCTGGCCACGGTCCTGCACATTCCCGAAGTTGCCCGCCACATGCGGGCCATTCTCGGCGAAGTCCATCGTGTCCTGAGGCCCGGGGGGCGTCTGGGGATCATCGAATGCAAGAAAGAGGAGACAGCCTTCGGCCCTCCCCCCGGCATGCGTCTTTCAGCTCGGGATATCCGGGAAGCGCTGCCCAGGGGGGCATTCCACGGAGAGGTGGAGACGGATCTGGGGGGGTTGTATCTGCTGCGTCTTGTTGCGCTTCAGCTCTGA
- a CDS encoding MBL fold metallo-hydrolase, translated as MAICLTILCENSVAKPFGLLGEHGFACFLETPQGSYLFDTGQGRTLVPNARYLGKELGSIRALLISHGHYDHTGALPQVLECCQGLDVLGHPDLFLSRYWELEGKRRFLGIPHRREYLESLGARFRLSRELTEIGPGVWLTGEIPRCSPWEKGDASQVAVTETGEILRPDPVNDDLSMVVETPAGLVLVLGCAHAGLVNIIDYVTETFAGKRIHAVIGGTHLGFAGEEQFEKTLGVLERLGIEKVGVSHCTGLYGSARIAARLGERFFFAAVGTVLEF; from the coding sequence ATGGCGATCTGCCTGACTATTCTCTGCGAGAATTCCGTTGCCAAGCCTTTCGGCCTGCTGGGAGAGCACGGCTTTGCCTGCTTTCTGGAAACGCCGCAGGGTAGTTATCTGTTCGATACCGGACAGGGGCGGACCCTGGTCCCCAATGCCCGCTATCTGGGAAAAGAACTGGGAAGCATCCGGGCGCTTCTGATCAGCCATGGCCATTACGACCACACCGGCGCTTTACCGCAGGTGTTGGAATGTTGTCAAGGCCTTGACGTCCTTGGACATCCCGACCTGTTCCTGTCCCGCTACTGGGAACTGGAGGGTAAACGACGCTTTCTCGGTATCCCCCATCGCCGGGAGTACCTGGAATCCCTGGGGGCGCGTTTCCGGCTGAGCCGGGAATTGACTGAGATCGGCCCGGGGGTCTGGCTGACCGGCGAGATTCCCCGGTGCAGCCCATGGGAGAAGGGTGACGCCAGCCAGGTTGCGGTTACCGAGACGGGCGAGATCCTGCGGCCCGATCCGGTGAATGACGACCTGTCCATGGTCGTGGAGACCCCCGCGGGGCTGGTGTTGGTTCTGGGCTGCGCCCATGCCGGACTGGTCAACATCATCGACTATGTCACGGAGACGTTTGCCGGAAAGCGGATCCATGCCGTGATCGGCGGAACCCATCTCGGCTTTGCCGGCGAGGAGCAGTTCGAGAAGACGCTGGGAGTTCTGGAACGTCTCGGGATAGAAAAGGTCGGCGTTTCCCACTGCACCGGCCTGTACGGATCGGCCCGCATCGCCGCCAGGCTGGGGGAGCGCTTCTTCTTCGCCGCCGTCGGAACGGTGCTGGAGTTCTGA